A window of the Zeugodacus cucurbitae isolate PBARC_wt_2022May chromosome 4, idZeuCucr1.2, whole genome shotgun sequence genome harbors these coding sequences:
- the LOC105221052 gene encoding uncharacterized protein LOC105221052, with protein sequence MVEKKWTLDVESNQYDLVSGSFYLVGCWSDGENIKQCVDISLKAQSVDTKHCILDVSDNDIYIYDLYSAFGTFVNNRRLNPMRKECIDVNCELRFGDLNGSLKAVEVLNTTDTFLAPSHRAPRASLSNTSTRLFSSPDVSLLNDTKNDSFDIPETQNIRKRASIENSSILSSSRNQSYDGKSFCDESFIPETQMPSRTDPSYEASELGSNLQKSGDFIRICTQDFNENLFEDVEDDEAMFSSLVIPNIQHKPVILADVSLNMDVDEDASKTLECDGEVESLNCGNQTAKSVTLTDPAQNGICTDRDDVCTPDLFDLPELAHINVQTDTNLPAEKNMGKDNDLAQRQVSEVIGGDGYAEEVDMMATQVFVPIPKQPEAKVTENITTTNGLSLSGKENIANTDFSLEQTQIFAPVKERSLGAQNLNSTSSDKSAAPTIQNNDDNSSLLAATQIFINTVESNDKSIKSAVKQNLNNTLTSSGINEMAKSEGNFSHEMNKSSSKKEYDREKQACFKKPKLSNKNKPVKESTSSIGSSQSEAEESILCTPKWITDKFDLLSKQRSKIIMKRNLFGSDSEEDSIELNKLDAKKDSKDFDKLLCNLKEIQPPKFVPSKCSVVKQEELTDVRKVSNNKNNRDSRAEVVLENPDKKLEGVSPGRKEKISPPSTRRSSKEKSKPDKKVESHSSHRSSSGRHIGHNEDREKSEEPKKRTRKISQKDEHTNEIEEVSTRRMTRHSDHKQELEKIEKNKKPAKNVSSKGENTNEIEEAPTRRMTRLKSRTSDMEYDKASSSTSGPTQAKLRKIEQTDEPDINKKRVTRSRSKNDSQESITSIKSTTSSRSSSRKKNAREMESREKIVTDDNTSAKVSNSAKVVEKNGTGTTTSTKDHSRKSSAEEPTVAESKKLRNNARILQVAMSMVEPKLFQSLVDNSPGNWCVANDPTDADVLVMDKGNRTLKFLIAMAKGIPIVTSKWLQSFNSTKTVPRGITHFFRDHDFEKRHKFSLFKSLELARSQKVFEGYDFVTTPSILPRPTEIKQIIECAGGKVYDEPPSPKSDQKIYVISSMNDKKYWHKYRRCNSNIRITDSEGVMASVMRQSTLPLDTNVFA encoded by the exons ATGGTAGAAAAG AAATGGACGCTGGACGTCGAATCCAATCAGTACGATTTGGTGTCAGGATCGTTTTATTTGGTTGGATGTTGGAGTGATGGGGAAAATATCAAACAATGTGTTGATATTTCATTAAAAGCACAG AGTGTGGACACTAAACACTGCATACTGGATGTATCCGACAatgacatatatatttatgatttatatagTGCGTTCGGAACTTTTGTGAATAACAGACGTTTAAATCCGATGCGCAAGGAATGTATAGACGTGAATTGTGAATTACGTTTTGGTGATTTAAATGGCAGCTTAAAGG cAGTTGAGGTTTTGAATACCACAGACACATTCCTGGCGCCTTCTCATAGAGCTCCAAGAGCTTCATTGTCCAATACGAGTACCCGATTATTTAGTTCACCTGATGTTTCGCTTTTGAATGATACAAAAAATGACAGTTTTGACATTCCTGAAACACAAAACATAAGAAAAAGAGCATCTATTGAAAATTCGAGTATATTAAGTTCTTCACGAAACCAATCATATGATGGAAAAAGTTTCTGTGATGAATCTTTTATACCAGAAACGCAAATGCCTTCCAGAACAGACCCATCGTATGAAGCATCGGAATTAGgatcaaatttacaaaaatctgGTGATTTTATTCGTATATGCACccaagatttcaatgaaaacttATTTGAAGACGTTGAAGATGATGAGGCAATGTTCTCATCTTTGGTCATACCAAATATTCAACACAAACCAGTTATATTGGCTGATGTGTCCTTGAATATGGATGTAGATGAAG atgcATCAAAAACTCTTGAATGTGATGGTGAAGTGGAGTCATTGAACTGTGGCAATCAAACAGCTAAAAGTGTAACATTAACCGACCCCGCTCAAAATGGAATATGCACAGATCGGGATGATGTTTGTACACCagatttatttgatttaccAGAACTGGCACATATTAATGTGCAAACTGATACTAATCTGCCGGCTGAGAAAAATATGGGAAAAGATAATGATCTTGCCCAAAGGCAAGTGAGTGAAGTAATTGGTGGTGATGGGTATGCTGAGGAAGTCGATATGATGGCCACGCAAGTATTTGTGCCTATACCAAAGCAACCAGAGGCGAAAGTGACTGAAAACATAACCACTACCAATGGATTATCATTAAGTGGTAAAGAAAACATTGCTAATACAGATTTCAGTTTGGAACAAACACAGATTTTCGCGCCAGTCAAAG AAAGAAGTCTAGGAGCGCAAAACCTCAATTCCACATCCAGTGACAAAAGCGCCGCACCTACAATTCAAAACAATGATGACAACTCTTCTTTGTTGGCAGCTacccaaatatttataaatactgtTGAATCAAATGATAAGTCAATTAAATCTGCAGTAAAACAAAACCTCAATAATACATTGACATCAAGTGGAATTAATGAAATGGCAAAAAGTGAGGGTAATTTTTCTCACGAAATGAATAAAAGTTCATCGAAAAAAGAATATGATCGAGAAAAGCAAGCTTGCTTCAAAAAACCGAAGTTAAGTAACAAGAATAAACCAGTTAAAGAAAGTACTTCCAGTATAGGCAGTTCACAGTCGGAAGCCGAAGAGTCGATCTTATGCACACCTAAATGGATTACGGATAAATTTGATTTACTTTCGAAGCAACGcagtaaaataattatgaaacgCAACTTATTTGGATCCGATTCGGAGGAAGATTCAATTGAGCTTAACAAATTAGATGCTAAAAAAGATTCTAAGGATTTCGATAAATTACTATGTAATCTTAAAGAAATACAACCACCGAAATTTGTGCCATCCAAATGCTCTGTGGTTAAACAGGAAGAGCTTACTGATGTTAGAAAAGTtagtaacaataaaaataatcgtGACAGTCGGGCAGAAGTTGTTTTGGAAAACCCGGATAAGAAATTGGAAGGAGTATCACCCGGAAGGAAAGAAAAAATTTCACCACCTTCAACTAGAAGGTCTAGTAAGGAGAAGTCTAAGCCTGATAAAAAAGTTGAATCACATTCGAGCCATCGGAGCAGTAGTGGTAGACACATTGGTCACAATGAAGATCGTGAAAAAAGTGAGGAACCTAAAAAACGCACAAGAAAGATTTCACAAAAAGATGAACATACTAATGAAATCGAAGAGGTATCTACAAGAAGAATGACACGACACTCTGATCACAAACAAGAATtggaaaaaattgagaaaaataaaaagccaGCAAAAAATGTATCATCAAAAGgtgaaaatacaaatgaaattgaaGAGGCACCTACAAGAAGAATGACGCGACTTAAGTCCAGAACGAGTGATATGGAGTACGATAAAGCGAGCAGTTCAACATCTGGACCCACGCAAGCGAAATTACGGAAAATTGAGCAAACAGATGAACCAGACATTAACAAAA aaCGCGTAACTCGCTCACGTTCGAAGAACGACTCTCAAGAAAGTATTACGTCGATAAAGTCCACGACCTCTTCGCGGAGCTCATCAAGAAAAAAGAATGCGCGAGAAATGGAATCGCGGGAGAAAATTGTAACCGATGACAACACTTCAGCCAAAGTGTCAAACAGTGCCAAGGTCGTTGAAAAGAACGGAACGGGTACTACCACTTCTACGAAAGATCATAGTCGCAAAAGTAGTGCTGAAGAACCAACAGTTGCCGAAAGCAAAAAATTGAGGAACAAT GCACGtatcttgcaagttgcaatGTCTATGGTTGAACCAAAGTTATTCCAAAGCTTAGTTGACAATTCACCGG GGAACTGGTGTGTCGCAAATGATCCCACTGATGCGGATGTTTTAGTAATGGACAAAGGTAATCGCacactaaaatttttaattgccatGGCCAAAGGAATACCAATTGTCACATCAAAGTGGTTGCAATCGTTCAATAGTACAAAAACCGTGCCGCGTGGAATTACACATTTCTTCCGAGATCACGACTTTGAAAAACgtcataaattttctttatttaaatcacTGGAATTGGCTAGAAGTCAAAAGGTGTTCGAGGGCTATGATTTCGTTACTACACCTAGCATCTTGCCACGACCAACTGAAATTAAAC AAATTATCGAATGCGCTGGGGGTAAAGTATACGACGAACCGCCATCGCCCAAAAGTGATCAAAAGATTTACGTAATTTCATCAatgaatgataaaaaatattggcaCAAGTATCGACGCTGCAATAGTAACATCCGTATAACTGACAGCGAGGGTGTAATGGCCTCCGTTATGCGCCAATCTACTCTTCCGCTGGATACAAATGTTTTTGCTTAA